In the genome of Streptomyces sp. NBC_00433, the window GGTGGCGACGGCCAGGTGCCAGGAGCCGTCGTTGTACGCGTCCGGGCTGGTGACGATCCGGGTCGCGCCGGTGTAGACGCCGAAGATCAGCCTCCCGTTGTTGGCCATGTAGATGTGCTTGTCGTAGTTGCCGCTGGCGTGCGTCGAGTTGTTGCCGAAGCCCATCAGCTTGCCGCCCGAGGTGGTCGTCGTCCTGAACCATGTCTCGATGGTGTACTGCGTGGGCGTCGGGTGCGGCCGGTCGCTGTAGGTCCACTGCGTCGAGCCGTTGAAGGTGTACGCCTTGGAGCCCGGCACCGCGCCCGGCGTCACGCCGTGCACCGGGCCGCCGAGGCTGATCCCGCTGTCGTCACCGGGCGAGGAGTCCGCGTTGTAGGACCCGGAGGCCGCGTCGTAGCGCCAGTAGAGGGTCGCCCCGTCGGCGAGCACCCGGGTCGGGTAGGCCTCCGCCGACGTCGGCACGGTGGCGGAGGCGTTGGGCGACAGCGCACCGGTGTTGGTGCCGTCGCTCGCCGAGACCCGGTAGGTGTACTTGACGCCCGGCGTGACATTGGTGTCGGTGTAGGTGAGCTGCGGGCGGACCCACGGCAGGGAGCTGCCGGCCACGGTGTAGACCGGGGTGGTGCCGCCGTTGCGGTAGACCCGGTAGGTCAGCAGGCCGTCGTCGGTGTCGGTGCTCGACTGCCAGCTGACCTTCACCGAACCGGGGTCGACGCTGGTCACCGAGGTCTGCGGCAGCGTCGGAGCCCCGGTGTCCGGGCCGCTGGCGAAGCGCGTCAGGCCCTGCTGCGCCGCCCCGTTGACGGTGGTGAACTCGCCGCCCACCCACAGGTAGTCGGTGCCGCCGGAGGAGGCCAGCGCCATCACCCGCGGCCCGATCTTCTCGCCGATGCCGTCGTTGGTGTCGGGGAACCACGCCAGCAGGTGCGGGTCGTCCACCGACTCGGCCAGCAGGTGCTTGCGCACCGAGTCGGGGTATTCGCCCATGCTGGAGCAGTCGTGGGCGTGGCTGCCGCTGTAGAGCACGGTCTGGTAGACCGACAGCGACTGCGTGGCGCCCAGGCAGTTGTCCCGCCAGACCTGGTTGAAGTCGGTGAGGCTGAAGCGGATGCGGCCGTCGAAGACGCCGCCGCCGGTGCCCTCGTTGGCGGTGTAGAAGCTGTTGCTCGCCGCGTCCACGATGATGTCCTTGGTCACCGAGGTCGCGTCGATGAAGCCGGTCGGATACGCCTTGACCAGCGCGCCCGTCGCGGTGTCGACCACCGCGAGGGAGTGCGAGTCGACCCCGTCGACGGTGTCGAAGTCGCCGCCCAGGATGGCGTCCTGGCCGTCCGGGGTGATCGCGAGTGCCCTGCCCGGGTTGTCCGCTGCCGGCGCCCACGGCAGCAGCGCGCCCGCGGTGCTGACCGCCGCGTAGCGGCCCCTCGCCTGGCTGTTGACGGAGGTGACGTCACCGCCGAAGAAGACGGTGTCCGCGGTCGCCTCGACGGCCCGCACCGTGCCCGACACCCCGGGGTGGAAGGTCGCGCTGACGGTGCAGGTGTCCAGGTCGATCGCGGCGAGGCTGCTCACCCCGACCCCGTTGACCTGGCCGAAGAAGCCGCCCGCGTAGAGGGTCTGGCCGTCGGGCGAGACGGCCAGCGCGCGGACCGTCGCGTTGTTCGAGCCGACGGTGAAATTCAGCTGGCAGCCCGCCGGTCGGCCGGTGGCCGCGTTGAAGGCGGCGAAGTTCGCCACCGCCGTCTCGTTGGTCCCGGCCGCGGATCCGGCCGGCCGTATCGCGGAGAAGGTGCCCGCGGTGTAGACGATGCCGTTCGCCTGGGCCATCGCCCAGACGACGCCGTTGGTCTGATACGTGCTGAGGTTGTCGGCGGTCAGCCCGACAGGTGGTTGGAGCGCGGTCGCCGATGGTGACGACAGTGCTCCCAGTGTCGCGGCCGCCAATATGGCAGCAGCCGTGAACACCGGCCATTTACGCATGAGTTGTCCCCCAAGCCCCCTGATGTGCAACGGCCGTGGACGGCCGTCGTGGTGCACGGCAGAGTAGGGCGTTCCGCTTGTCGCGGTCTGCCTTTTTGCCGAAACCGGTGAAGTACGGTGACGTTGTCCGATATGGGATCATCTGTCGATTCGCACGGTCGCGCCCGCCAACTGGTCGGCGACCTGCCGGATGTCGGCCTCGACCATGATCCCGGCCAGGTCGGCGACCCGCACCTTGGGCTCCCAGTCCAGCAGGTCGCGGGCCTTGGCCGCGTCGCCGATCAGCGCGTCGACCTCGCTGGGGCGCTCGTACTTGGGGTCGTAGCGGACGTACTGCGTCCAGTCCAGGTCCGCGTGGCCGAAGGCGACCTCGACGAACTGACGCACGGTGGCGGCCTCGCCGGTCGCCACCACGTAGTCCTCCGGCTCGTCGCGCTGCAGCATCCGCCACATGGCGTCCACGTACTCCGGTGCGTAACCCCAGTCGCGGACCGCGTCGAGATTGCCCAGATACAGCCGGTCCTGCAGGCCCGCCTTGATCCTGGCCACCGCCCGGGTGATCTTCCTGGTCACGAAGGTCTCACCGCGGCGCGGCGACTCGTGGTTGAAGAGGATTCCGTTGACGGCGTACATCCCGTACGCCTCCCGGTAGTTGACCGTCGCCCAGTAGCCGAAGACCTTCGCGCAGCCGTACGGGCTGCGCGGGTGGAAGGGGGTGTGCTCGTTCTGCGGGGGCGGGGCGGAGCCGAACATCTCCGAGGACGAGGCCTGGTAGATCCGCGCCTCCGTGCCGCTGGCGCGTACCGCCTCCAGCAGCCGCAGGGTGGACAGGCCGGTCACGTCACCGGTGTAGAGCGGCGCGTCGAAGGACACCCGGACATGGGACTGGGCGCCGAGGTTGTATATCTCGTCAGGTCGCAGGTCGCGCAGCAGGTTGACCAGTGCCACACCGTCGGTGAGGTCGGCGTGGTGCAGGACGAACGACCGGTTCTGGGCCTGCGGGTCCTGGTAGATGTGGTCGATACGCTCGGTGTTGAAGCTCGAAGAGCGCCGGACGATGCCGTGCACGGTGTAGCCCTTGTCCAGCAGCAGTTCGGCCAGATAAGAGCCGTCCTGCCCGGTCACGCCGGTGACGAGCGCGGTCTTGCCCACACGTTCCCCCAAAGTGGTCTCGGTTCAGGTCCACACGAATGCGGAATTAACGTCCGAACGGTCGAAGTCTGGTGACACAATGCCGTTCATGACGGAACTACTTCCGGAAGGCGCCCGGGTCTTCGTCGCGGGCCACCGAGGCCTCGTCGGCTCCGCGGTGGTCCGCCGCCTCACCGCCGAGGGCCATCCTGTACTGGTCCGCACGCGTGCGGACCTGGACCTGCGCGACCCGGCGGCCACTGCCGCCTGGCTGCGCCAGGTCCGCCCCGACGCGGTGGTGCTCGCCGCCGCCAGGGTCGGGGGGATCATGGCCAACTCGACCCACCCGGTGCAGTTCCTCGAGGACAACCTGCGGATCCAGCTGAGCGTCATCGCGGGCGCCCACGCCGCCGGCGTGCGGCGGCTGCTCTTCCTCGGCTCCTCCTGCATCTACCCGAAGTTCGCCCCGCAGCCGATCCGCGAGGACGCGCTGATGACCGGCCCGCTGGAGCCGACCAACGAGGCCTACGCGCTCGCGAAGATCGCCGGGATCGTCCAGGTCCAGTCCTATCGCAGGCAGTACGGGGCCGCGTACATCTCGGTGATGCCCACCAACCTCTACGGGCCGGGCGACAACTTCGACCTGGCCACCTCGCACGTGCTGCCCGCCCTGATCCGCCGCTTCCACGAGGCAGCGCGGGACGGCGCACCGGAGATCACGCTGTGGGGCAGTGGCACCCCGCGACGCGAATTCCTGCACGTGGACGACCTCGCGGCGGCCTGCACCCTGCTGCTGCGCGACTACGACGCCGACGAACCGGTCAACGTCGGCTGCGGCGAGGACCTGACGATCCGCGAACTCGCCGAGACCGTCGCGGACGTGGTGGGCTACCGCGGCCGGATCGGCTGGGACACCGCCAAGCCCGACGGCACCCCGCGCAAACTCCTCGACGTCTCCCGGCTGTTCGCGCTCGGCTGGCGCCCGCTGATCGGCCTGCGGGACGGTGTCGCGGCCGTGCACGAGCAGTGGCGCGCGCAGGCCGAGGGCGTGGGAGGGACGGCGGCCGCCGGGTCTGAGCCGGACCCGGGCGTGGAGCCCGCGGCGGCCCACTAGTAGGCCCCCCGGCCGTCGACCACGGCCCGTACCGTACGGGTCATGACCTCCAGGTCGCCGGCCAGCGACCAGTTGTCCACGTAGCGCAGGTCCAGCGCCAGCGTCTCGTCCCACGAGAGGTCGGAGCGCCCGCTGACCTGCCACAGGCCGGTGATCCCCGGCTTGACCGCGAGCCGCCGCAGCGCCACCTCGTCGTAGCGGTCCACCTCCTCGGGCAGCGGCGGCCGCGGTCCGACCAGCGACATCTCACCGCGCAGCACATTGACCAGCTGCGGCAGTTCGTCCAGCGAGCAGCGCCGCAGCAGCCGGCCGATCGCGGTGACCCGCGGATCGCGGCGCATCTTGAACATCAGCCCGTCGTGCTCGTTGGCGCCGATCTGCTCCAACTCCTGCTTGCGGGACTCGGCGTCGGCCACCATCGTGCGGAACTTCCACATCGTGAACCGCCTGCGATGCCGCCCGCAGCGCACCTGCCGGTGGAAGGCCGGCCCCGGCGACGTCAGCCTGATGGCGAGCGCCACCACGCAGAACACCGGTGCCAGCAGCAGCAGTCCGAGCGCCGCGCTCGTACGGTCGAGCACCGACTTCAGCGCGACCTGCACGCCGTGCCTGACCGGCGGCGCTATGTGCAGCACCAGCAGCCCGGCGGGCGCGTCCAGACCGACCCGGTTCACCTGCACGTCGATCAGGCCGGGCAGCAGCGCCACCGGCAGCCCCGCGTCGTGCAGGCACCACGACAGCCGCCGCAGCCGCTCCGCCGACAGCCGCGGCCCCGGCGCCACCAGCACCAGCTCGGCGCCGTGCTCACGCGCCGCCCGCAGCACCGCCGCCGCGTCCTCCTGCGGCCCCGCCGGGTCGAGCACCGGAAGCCGCTCGGTGACCGGCGCCCCGCACTCCAGTTTCGCGCTGCCCACCGGGACCACCCCGACGACCACATAGCCGTGCTCGGTCCTGCCCGCCAGATGCCCCACCACATGGTCGGCGGCACCCGGTTCGCCGATCACCAGCGCCCTGCGCACCGCGTGCGCCTCGCGCCGGGCGGCGATCAGATGGTGGTAGGTCACCCGCCGGCACACCGCCGTCGGCAGCGGCGCCCAGGCGAGCCCGGCCAGCGCCATCGACGGCTCGGCGACCTCGCCGAACGCGGTCCGCGCCACGGCCAGCACCCCGATCAGCACCAGCCAGTCGCCGAGCACCTGCAGGCCGCCGCGGCTCTCGCCGAGCACGGCGGCCGCATAGCGCCGCCGCAGCGCCCGCACCACGGGCCACGCCAGCGCGGCCACCAGGGCGCACACCAGCACATGCGGCTGGCCGCTCGCGTGCAGCATCACACCGGCGGGCACACCTGCGCCCACCGCGTCCACGGCTGCCGCGACCGGCAGATACCAGCCGGCCTTGTGGCCGTACGCGCGCTGCCCGCCGCCCGGTGCGGCGGCCGCAGGGCCGCCACCGCCGTGCCTACGCCGTCCGGCGTAGGGCAGAGGCGCATCTGGCGCGCCGGCGGCCTCGGCCGGTTGAACCTGTGCTCCGAACGCGAGCGTATTTCCGTTCCGCCCGGTTCTCCGCTCACTTGCTACGGGTACCACTGGTCTGACCGGCTGTGCCTCGACATGCCGCATGGACCCCCCAGTCACCTCGCGACCGACGGCTTCCTTCCACTTCCCCAAGTGGCGACTCGCCGTGATAAAAGCGAACGCTAGGCCAACAGGCCGCTCTTCCGCTGTGGTTTACGCATAATCGAGCCGATGTTTTGACCGATTTAACATGGCTATGGCGCATCATTGACCACACACTGTAAGGGTACCGTTACGTGAGTGAACGGCCCTTACAGTTGGGGCTTGTGCCTACTGTGCCCCTCCCCGACGATCTCCGTGCCGCTCTCGCCGATCAGTTGCGGTCCACCGCCCCCAGCCGGGCGTCCGCGCAGGTCGACCGGCTCATCGAGAGCTACCGCGGTACGACCCCCACGGCCGCGCCGATCCTGCGCGACGCGGCGGACGTCGCGGCCTATGCCGCTTACCGCATGCCGGCCACCTATGCCGCTGCCAGGACCGCACTCGGGGCGTTCCGCTTGCAGTCGGGTGACTGGGCCCCGCAAACGCACCTCGATCTCGGCGGCGGCACCGGGGCGGCCACCTGGGCGGTGGCCGACGCCTGGCAGGACGCCGCCCACCGCAGCACCGTCCTCGACTGGTCCCAGCCCGCGCTGACCCTCGGCGCCGCCCTCGCCAAGACCGCGCACACCGCGGCGGTACGCGACGCCGACTGGACCAGGCAGCCGCTCGGCGGCGCCACCCGGCTGCCGCAGGCCGACCTCGTCACCGTCTCCTACGTCCTCGGCGAACTCACCCCCGCCGACCGGGAATCCCTGGTCAGCGCCGCCATCGGGGCCGCGGGCGGCGCCGTCGTCGTGGTCGAGCCCGGCACCCCCGAGGGTTACGCGCGCGTCCTCGCCGCACGCGACAGCCTCATCGCCGCCGGGCTGCACATCCTCGCGCCCTGCCCCCACGACGGGACCTGCCCGGTCACCGGCGACGACTGGTGCCACTTCGCGGCGCGCGTGCAGCGCACCGCGCTGCACCGGCAGATCAAGGGGGCGTCGCTGCCCTACGAGGACGAGAAGTTCAGCTACGTCGCCGCCGCGCGCTTCCCCGCGGACCCCGCGTCCGCGCGGGTCGTCCGCCACCCGCAGATCCGCAAGGGGCTCGTCCTGCTCGACCTGTGCCAGTGCCCTCCGGGCCTGGACCGCACATCCGTGAGCAAGCGCCACGGCCCCACCTACCGCGCCGCGCGCGCCACCGACTGGGGCGACCCCTGGCCCCCTGTCCCTTCCGCCCAGGAGGGCACCCCGTAGGGACACGGGCCTGCGTCCGATCCGCGGCCGGCGCCGCGCGGGCGCGACCGGCCAACGGTCGTGGTGGGTTGCGCGCGCCGTTCTCCCCCAGAGCTTCGCCCGGGGGTACCCCCACGCGCCCCTGGGGCGGTGGCGGTCCGGCGCCGCGCGACGGTCGTGGTGGGCCGAGAGCGCCCGCGCGGCGCCAGCCGCAGATCAGGCGCAGCCTCGCGCCCCCGAGGGGCACCCTCTGCCGAAGGGAGGCCGCGCGACCGGGGCGGGTCGTCACAGCCAGCCGATGCGGCGGAAAGCGCGGTAGACGAAGGCGGACAGCGTCGCTGTCACCCCGAGCATCAGGGGGTAGCCGAAGCGCCAGCCCAGCTCGGGCATGTGGTGGAAGTTCATGCCGTAGAAGCCGGCGATCATCGTCGGGATCGCCAGGATCGCGGCCGCCGCACTGATCCGCCGCATGTCCACGTTCTGCTGCACGGCGAGTTGGCTGAGATTCGCCGCCAGCAGGCCGTCCACCAGCTCGCTGTACGCGGTCAGCCGCTCCTTCACGTGGGACAGGTGGTCGGCCACGTCGCGGAAGTAGCGGCGCATCTCCATGCCGATCAGGCCGTCCGCGCCGTCGGTCAGCCGCTCCAGCGGGCGGGCCATCGGGTAGACGGCGTGCTTGAACTCGATCAGCTCCCGCTTGAGCTGGTATATCCGTTCGGCGTCGTCGCCGTGGGCGGCGGAGAAGACGTCGGACTCCAGGGTGTCCACGTCGAGTTCGACGGCGTCGGCGACGTCCAGGAAGTCGTCGGTGACCTGGTCGGCGATGGCGTGCAGGACGGCCGCCGGGCCGTGCTTGAGCATGTCGGGCCTGGCTTCGAGGGCGGCGCGCACCCGGGAGAGGCCGGGCGCGCTGCCGTGCCTGACCACGACCACGAAGTCCGGCCCGAGGAAGATCATCAGCTCGCCGGTGTCCACGACCTCGCTGGTCGCGGTCAGCTTCTCGTGCTCCACGAAGACGATCGTCTTGAGCACCAGGAAGAGCGTGTCGCCGTAGCGTTCCAGCTTCGGCCGCTGATGCGCCTGGACCGCGTCCTCGACGGCCAGCGGGTGCAGCCCGAAGACCTCGGCGATCTCCGCCAGGTGCTCGGCCTCCGGCTGGTGCAGGCCGATCCAGGCGAAGCCGCCGCGCTTGCGCGCCTCGTCGAGCACCTGCTGCGGCGGCAGCGACGCCGCCCGGCAGCCGTCCTCGTAGACCGCGCAGTCCACGACCACGTCGGCGGTGCAGCGGCGCTGCTCGGGCAGGCCCTCGGCGCCGTCCAGGGTGTGCCACCGGCCGCTGCGCCGCCACTGCCGGCCGATCGCCCGCTTGGCCGTCGCCGTGGTCCTGTGCTGCCTCATCGTGCCTTCTCCAGTACCGCCATCGCCGCATTGTGCCCGGGGACACCGCTCACTCCGCCGCCGCGGACCGCTCCCGCGCCGCACACGTAGACGTTCGCATACGAGGTGCCCACTCCCCACCTGCCTGTGGCCTCCGTCACCTCGCCGGCCGCGTAGGGCCACGACAGGTCCTGGTGGAAGATGTGCCCGCCGGGCAGCCCCACCTCCCGCTCCAGGTCGAGCGGCGACTTCGCCTCGATGCAGGGCCGGCCCTCGGCGTCGAGGGCCAGGCAGCTCTCCAGCGGCTCGGCGAGGACGGCGTCGAGCTGCGCCAGGGTGGCCCGCAGCACCTCCTGCTTGGCCGCCGCCGGGTCGTCCGCGAAGAGCCGGGCGGGCGCGTGCAGGCCGAACAGCGTCAGCGTGTGCATGCCCAGGCCGGCCAGGTCGGGGGACAGGATCGACGGGTCGGTCAGGCTGTGGCAGTAGATTTCCGACGGCGGCGCGTCCGGTACGTGCCCGGCCGCGGCCTGCTCGTACGCGGTCTGCAGCCCGCCGTAGCCCTCCGCGATGTGGAAGGTCCCGGCGAAGGCCTCCCGCGGGTCGACCGAGGTGTCCCGCAGCCGCGGCAGGCGGCGCAGCAGCATGTTGACCTTGAGCTGGGCACCCTCGGGAGCGGGCTCGGGCGGCCGCTCGCCGAGCAGGCCCGCGAGCGCGTACGGGGAGGCGTTGACCAGGACGTCGCGCGCCGCGACGGTGCGCCCGTCGGCGAAGGTCAGCTCCGCCCTCGCGCCGTCGGTCGCGATCGCCGTCACCTCGGCCGACGTGGCGATCTCCGCGCCTGCCGCGCGCGCCGCGTCCGCGAGGGCGTCCGTGAAGGCGCCCATGCCGCCCACCGGCACGTCCCAGTCGCCGGTGCCGCCGCCGATCACGTGGTAGAGGAAGCAGCGGTTCTGCCGCAGCGACGGGTCGTGGGCGTGCGTGAACGTGCCGATCAGGGCGTCGGTCAGCACGATGCCGCGGACGGTGTCGTCGGCGAATTCCGCTTCCACGGTCTCGCCGAGCGGCCGCTCGAAGAGCGCGGACCAGGCCTCCGGGTCGCCGACCCGGCGCTCCAGCTCCGCCTTGGAGGGCAGCGGCTGGGTGAGCGTCGGGAAGACCGCCTCGGCCACCCGCCGGGTCATCGCGTAGAAGCGCTCCCAGGCCTCGTACTCCCGGTCGGAACCGGTCAGCCGCGCGAAGCCCTCGCGGGTCCTGGCGGGGTCCTGGGCGTCGACCAGGAGCCCGCTGTCGCCGTGCGGCGTGTACGAGGAGATCCTTCTGCGGCGGACGGCGAAATTCAGGCCGAGGTCGTCGACGATCTTCCTGGGCAGGAGGCTGACCAGGTAGGAATACCGGGACAGGCGGGCGTCCAGCCCGCTGAAAGCCCGGGTCGAGACCGCGGCCCCGCCGACCGCTCCGAGCCGCTCGGCCACCAGTACGGTGCGGCCGGCCCGCGCCAAATAGGTCGCGGCGACCAGCCCGTTGTGGCCTCCGCCGACCACCACCACGTCATAACCCATCCCCGCACCCTAGGCCGTCCGGCCCGGTCCCTCATCCCCCGGTTGCGCTGAGCGAGTGGCCCGCCGCGCCCCTGGGCGGCAGTCGCGTCCTGTCGCCTTCACAGTGCCGCTGCGTGGTGAGCTTGTCGCGCAGTTACCCGCGCCCCAACCCCGGCCAGGGGCGAACACCTGGTCGCAAGAGGACGCAGGCCAAAGGGGCGCGGGGGAACTGCGCGACCAGCCACAACGGCGCAGAAGGCGGCAGGCCACCGCAAGTGGCACTCCCCCACGGGCGCGGGGAACTGCGCGACCAGCCGTCCACCGGCGGAGGGTCCGGGGCAGCCCCGGGAGACGGGGGCGGGCGGTCAGGAGCGGTCGTCCCACCGGGGATCCGTGTCCCAGTCGAGGTTGCGCTCAGCAGCCGTCTCCATCGCGCGCTCCGCCGCGCCCTTGCTCGGGTAGGGCCCGAAGCGGTTCTTGGACGGGCAGTCCGGGCCCTCCTCGGCCCGCTTGTGCTCGATGCAGTAGAACCACTCACCCGGCTTGCCTGCCGGCTTCTTCACTCGGAAGACTGCCATGTGCTTCTCCTGTCCGTAGCCCGGCGACGCAGTCCCATTTTCGCGCGCCGATACACTCGTCGGCATGTCTGGTCAGTCGCTGCTCGTCCCCGGCAAGCTGTCGCCCCCGCGGCAGGTGCCCGCCTCGATCCCGCGCCCCGAATACGTGGGCAAGCCGGGGCCCACGCCCTATACGGGGCCGGAGGTCCAGGACGAGGACACCGTGGAGCGGATGCGGGTCGCGTCGCGGATCGCGGCGAGGGCCATGGAGGAGGCGGCGAAGGCCGTCGCGCCCGGGGTGACCACGGACGAGCTGGACCGGATCGCGCACGAGTACATGATCGGGCACGACGCCTATCCCTCCGATCTGGGCTACCGGGGTTTCCCGAAGTCGCTGTGCACCTCGCTCAACGAGGTCATCTGCCACGGCATCCCCGACTCGACGGTGCTGCGCGACGGCGACATCGTCAACCTCGACGTGACCGCGTACATCCACGGGGTGCACGGCGACTGCAATGCCACCTATCTCGTCGGCGACGTGGACGAGGAGTCGCGGCTGCTGGTCGAGCGCACCCGGGAGTCGCTGGCGCGGGCGATCAAGGCGGTGCGGCCCGGGCGGCAGATCAACGTGATCGGCCGGGTCATCGAGTCGTACGCCAAGCGCTTCGGCTACGGCGTGGTGCGGGACTTCACCGGGCACGGCATCAACACGTCCTTCCACTCCGGGCTGATCATCCCGCACTACGACGACCCGCGGGCGACCACCGTGATGCAGCCCGGTATGACCTTCACGATCGAGCCGATGCTGACGCTGGGCACGCACGACTACGACGTGTGGGACGACGGCTGGACGGTGGTCACCAAGGACCGCAAGCGGACTGCCCAGTTCGAGCACACGCTGGTCGTCACGGCGGACGGTGCGGAGATCCTGACCCTGCCGTGAGCGGCGGCCCGCGGCGGGTAGGGTGGCGGCGTTTCCGCGGATGAGTTGTTGAGGAGCCGACGCGCCATGAACCGCCGCAGGGTGTGCCTCGGGGCCGCCGCCATCGCGCTGGCGCTGCCGCTGGCCGGGTGCATGACGGTGCACGGCGAGCGGGCGGACATCCCGTCGGTGGGGAAGGCCGAGGCCGCGCGGGTGCTGGCGAATTTCGCCGCGGTCAACAACCGGGTCGGCAGGACCTACGACGCCAAGGGCGTCACCGCGGTCGAGTCGGGCGTGCTCGGGACGACCGACGAGGCGGGCCTGCGCGCGAAACACACCAACCACCCGCAGGGCAATCCGGCTTACCGGCCGCTGGTCTTCTCCGACGCGCGCTTCGCCATACCCCGGCAGGTCGGCTGGCCGAAGTATTTCGTCGCCGACACCGCCACCAACCGCTCCGGCCGGACCCGTTGGCTGCTGGTCTTCCGGCGGTCCGCCGCCGGGCAGCCGTGGAAGGCGTCGTACGTGGCGTCGATCCCCACCGCGGACGTACCCGCCTTCGCCCGGGACAAGGACGGTTACGCGGTCGCGCTGGGCCTGGCGGGGACGAACCTGCTCGTGCAGCCGGGCCAGTTGAGCGCGGACTACGGTACGTACCTGGGCGGCAGCGGCGGCAGCGGCGTCTTCGCGGCGGGCCCGAGCACCTCGCAGTTGCGCGCGAACCGCAACGCCCATGCCAAGACGCCGAATTCGGTCACCCAGTACGCCGACCAGCCCGCCGCCGGCGGTGACTTCACGCCGGTCGCGCTGCGTACGGCCGACGGCGGGGCGCTGGTCTTCTTCGCCTCGCACCACCAGTCGCGGGCCACCTTCAGGGCCGGCTACAACCTGGCGATCGACGCCGACACCAAGGCC includes:
- the gmd gene encoding GDP-mannose 4,6-dehydratase: MGKTALVTGVTGQDGSYLAELLLDKGYTVHGIVRRSSSFNTERIDHIYQDPQAQNRSFVLHHADLTDGVALVNLLRDLRPDEIYNLGAQSHVRVSFDAPLYTGDVTGLSTLRLLEAVRASGTEARIYQASSSEMFGSAPPPQNEHTPFHPRSPYGCAKVFGYWATVNYREAYGMYAVNGILFNHESPRRGETFVTRKITRAVARIKAGLQDRLYLGNLDAVRDWGYAPEYVDAMWRMLQRDEPEDYVVATGEAATVRQFVEVAFGHADLDWTQYVRYDPKYERPSEVDALIGDAAKARDLLDWEPKVRVADLAGIMVEADIRQVADQLAGATVRIDR
- a CDS encoding GDP-L-fucose synthase produces the protein MTELLPEGARVFVAGHRGLVGSAVVRRLTAEGHPVLVRTRADLDLRDPAATAAWLRQVRPDAVVLAAARVGGIMANSTHPVQFLEDNLRIQLSVIAGAHAAGVRRLLFLGSSCIYPKFAPQPIREDALMTGPLEPTNEAYALAKIAGIVQVQSYRRQYGAAYISVMPTNLYGPGDNFDLATSHVLPALIRRFHEAARDGAPEITLWGSGTPRREFLHVDDLAAACTLLLRDYDADEPVNVGCGEDLTIRELAETVADVVGYRGRIGWDTAKPDGTPRKLLDVSRLFALGWRPLIGLRDGVAAVHEQWRAQAEGVGGTAAAGSEPDPGVEPAAAH
- a CDS encoding sugar transferase; protein product: MLHASGQPHVLVCALVAALAWPVVRALRRRYAAAVLGESRGGLQVLGDWLVLIGVLAVARTAFGEVAEPSMALAGLAWAPLPTAVCRRVTYHHLIAARREAHAVRRALVIGEPGAADHVVGHLAGRTEHGYVVVGVVPVGSAKLECGAPVTERLPVLDPAGPQEDAAAVLRAAREHGAELVLVAPGPRLSAERLRRLSWCLHDAGLPVALLPGLIDVQVNRVGLDAPAGLLVLHIAPPVRHGVQVALKSVLDRTSAALGLLLLAPVFCVVALAIRLTSPGPAFHRQVRCGRHRRRFTMWKFRTMVADAESRKQELEQIGANEHDGLMFKMRRDPRVTAIGRLLRRCSLDELPQLVNVLRGEMSLVGPRPPLPEEVDRYDEVALRRLAVKPGITGLWQVSGRSDLSWDETLALDLRYVDNWSLAGDLEVMTRTVRAVVDGRGAY
- a CDS encoding small ribosomal subunit Rsm22 family protein yields the protein MPTVPLPDDLRAALADQLRSTAPSRASAQVDRLIESYRGTTPTAAPILRDAADVAAYAAYRMPATYAAARTALGAFRLQSGDWAPQTHLDLGGGTGAATWAVADAWQDAAHRSTVLDWSQPALTLGAALAKTAHTAAVRDADWTRQPLGGATRLPQADLVTVSYVLGELTPADRESLVSAAIGAAGGAVVVVEPGTPEGYARVLAARDSLIAAGLHILAPCPHDGTCPVTGDDWCHFAARVQRTALHRQIKGASLPYEDEKFSYVAAARFPADPASARVVRHPQIRKGLVLLDLCQCPPGLDRTSVSKRHGPTYRAARATDWGDPWPPVPSAQEGTP
- the corA gene encoding magnesium/cobalt transporter CorA, which gives rise to MRQHRTTATAKRAIGRQWRRSGRWHTLDGAEGLPEQRRCTADVVVDCAVYEDGCRAASLPPQQVLDEARKRGGFAWIGLHQPEAEHLAEIAEVFGLHPLAVEDAVQAHQRPKLERYGDTLFLVLKTIVFVEHEKLTATSEVVDTGELMIFLGPDFVVVVRHGSAPGLSRVRAALEARPDMLKHGPAAVLHAIADQVTDDFLDVADAVELDVDTLESDVFSAAHGDDAERIYQLKRELIEFKHAVYPMARPLERLTDGADGLIGMEMRRYFRDVADHLSHVKERLTAYSELVDGLLAANLSQLAVQQNVDMRRISAAAAILAIPTMIAGFYGMNFHHMPELGWRFGYPLMLGVTATLSAFVYRAFRRIGWL
- a CDS encoding NAD(P)/FAD-dependent oxidoreductase — translated: MGYDVVVVGGGHNGLVAATYLARAGRTVLVAERLGAVGGAAVSTRAFSGLDARLSRYSYLVSLLPRKIVDDLGLNFAVRRRRISSYTPHGDSGLLVDAQDPARTREGFARLTGSDREYEAWERFYAMTRRVAEAVFPTLTQPLPSKAELERRVGDPEAWSALFERPLGETVEAEFADDTVRGIVLTDALIGTFTHAHDPSLRQNRCFLYHVIGGGTGDWDVPVGGMGAFTDALADAARAAGAEIATSAEVTAIATDGARAELTFADGRTVAARDVLVNASPYALAGLLGERPPEPAPEGAQLKVNMLLRRLPRLRDTSVDPREAFAGTFHIAEGYGGLQTAYEQAAAGHVPDAPPSEIYCHSLTDPSILSPDLAGLGMHTLTLFGLHAPARLFADDPAAAKQEVLRATLAQLDAVLAEPLESCLALDAEGRPCIEAKSPLDLEREVGLPGGHIFHQDLSWPYAAGEVTEATGRWGVGTSYANVYVCGAGAVRGGGVSGVPGHNAAMAVLEKAR
- the map gene encoding type I methionyl aminopeptidase, whose amino-acid sequence is MSGQSLLVPGKLSPPRQVPASIPRPEYVGKPGPTPYTGPEVQDEDTVERMRVASRIAARAMEEAAKAVAPGVTTDELDRIAHEYMIGHDAYPSDLGYRGFPKSLCTSLNEVICHGIPDSTVLRDGDIVNLDVTAYIHGVHGDCNATYLVGDVDEESRLLVERTRESLARAIKAVRPGRQINVIGRVIESYAKRFGYGVVRDFTGHGINTSFHSGLIIPHYDDPRATTVMQPGMTFTIEPMLTLGTHDYDVWDDGWTVVTKDRKRTAQFEHTLVVTADGAEILTLP